The stretch of DNA TTGAGTCATCATTCCTTTTTTCCTATTTATTCAATCTCAACTTTGAAGTTTCATCATGTATCACTACATTTAAATACCGTTATAGGAACACCATAAAAACCTTTTTGCTAAATGAATGACTCCACAATACTCCAAGTGACCAAACCTATAAAATGGTACAATAAAAAGGTAAAGACTAATTTCAAGAAGCTATTTACAGCACTTACAAAAAGTGCAATAATGGCCTGGAAAGGCGATCCATTCAATGTAGCAAAGGAAGGAGTGGGGATCGTAGATGCATTCGAGCTAAAAGATGATCCAAGTGGTTTAGCTTATCTACTGATTTTGAAATCAATGATCAACTCTGCCAATAATTTGGCCAAAGAAAACCAACATAAATTTAGAATTGAAACTAAAGATCTTGATGTTCTTCATGACGACGATGATTATGTAAAATTCCTAAATGGGATGGATGACATTTTGGAAAACGAAGAGCTAACTATCAATAAAAACACATTAACCAACCCTCGTAGCCTAACCCAAGTACTAGAGCCATTTCAAGCTTACTTCATAGAATGGATTCAGTTCTTTGGTATCAAGAAAATTGAAGCAGAAGTTCTTTCGCATAGGCTACCAACCTATTTTGTATTTGCCTTCAACGATGAGTGGCGACAGGAAGCAGCAACATATGAAATATTGACTAGAAACTTAGACACACCAGCTACACAAGCTGCTCTAGAAGAATTGGAATGGATGCAATACAATTCTTTTCTTCAACAAGAAGTGGAGAAGCCCGTCTTTGATGAACACTTTAGCCTACGACAAATCTATATCCCGCTAAGAGCATACTTTATTAGAGAAGAAAAGCTAAAAAAGGAAGGTTTTGAGGAAAAAAAGAAAGTGAAAATCCCGATAAATTTAGAAGCAGAATTAGATTCTTGGCTTAAAACAGCAAATAGTAAGGAGGCTATTAAAATAATTAGTGGGGGCCCTGGATCGGGGAAATCTACTTTCGCTAAAATTTGGTCAGCTAGGCAAGCAGAAGAAGGTACCATTAGAATAATTTTTGTTCCCTTACATTTTTTCGACTTACAAGGTGACTTAGTTAATTCAGTAAGTAAATTCATTGAGCTTAATATAGATATTCATGTATCTTACAATCCGCTCAGAAGAGATGAAAAAATACTACTAATATTTGACGGCCTTGATGAATTAACCCAGCAAGGAGAATACGCTGCTGAAGTGGCTAGAAAATTTGTCCTAGCTATCCACCAACATAATGCATACTGCAATAGGGATAATAAAATCAAAACTCTATTTCTGCTTTTAGGTCGAGAACTAATTGTACAAAGCACTTCATCCAATTTTCGCCAAGAAAGACAAGTTCTTCACTTATTACCATATTTCATCATAGATAGGGAAGATGATTTTGAAGGTGATGAAAAAATCCTACAAGAAGATCAAAGGGACATTTGGTGGAAAAACTATGGGCAACTTACTGGTCAGAATTTCCCTAATATGCCAGAAGAAATTAAAAACCCTAGCCTAGATGAAATCACAGCACAGCCTTTACTTAATTACCTAGTTGCGCTTAGTAAAAAACGTGGTAAAATTGTCTTTTCAGCAGAAACAAACTTAAACGAGATTTACAATGACCTCATCGAAGGTGTCCAACAAAGACAGTATGAAGGGGGAAGGGAATATAAGGCTATTGAAGGCTTGAAAAAAGACGATTTCAAGAGAGTTTTAGAGGAGATTGCCATTGCAGCATGGCATGGAGGCGATCTCCGAACAACTACTGTTGGAAGAATTCAAAAACACATTGAAAGGAGTGGTTTACAGGCTTTGCTAGAAAGGTTTAAGGAAGGCGCCAAATCAGGAATTACCCGTCTCCTCACCGCATTTTATTTTAGAGAATATGGGATTGAAAATGGGGAACAAACTTTTGAGTTTACGCACAAGAGTTTCGGTGAGTACTTAACTGCTGCTAGACTGGTAAAACTGGTTAGCAAAATTCATCAACAAGTTAAACTAAGACAATCTGACTATGATGTAGGTTGGGATGAGAAGAAGGCTCTTTTAACTTGGCTTGAAGTTACAGGAGAATCCCCAATTGACAATTACCTCCTTATATTTATTAGGAATGAAGTCAAGAAACAACCAGTTGAAAGATTAAAAGAATGGCAGCTAACTCTTTCAAACCTAATAAGCTTTGTGCTTAAAAATGGTTTGCCTATTCTTAAGCATGATGAAACGATCAAAGAGAATTGGAGGGTTACACGAAATGCTGAAGAAGCACTGTTAGTAATTCTTAATTCTTGTGCTATCCAGACTAAGGAAATATCTAAAATTAATTTCCCATTAGATACAAGCCTTGGAGAATGGATTTCTAAGATACAACCTCAAAGATTGGATGGAAGTAATGTAATTGCATTTTCATGCCTAAGTTACCTTGATATAAACCACCAGATTTTTCATCTAAAGGATTTATTTTCAGTCAACTTGCAGGGTGCCAAATTGCAGAATGCCAAATTGCAGAATGCCAACTTGCAGTATGCCGACTTGCAGAATGCCAACTTGCAGAATGCCAACTTGCAGGGTACCAACTTGCAGAATGCCGACTTGCAGGGTGCCAAATTGCAGAATGCCAAATTGCAGAATACCAACTTGCAGAATACCAACTTGCAGTATGCTAACTTGTTGTCTGCCAACTTGCAGGATGCCGACTTGCAGGATGCCAACTTGCAGTATGCCAACTTGCAGGATGCCGACTTGCAGGATGCCGACTTGCAGGATGCCAAATTGCAGTATGCCAACTTGCAGTATGCCAACTTGCAGAATGCCAAATTGCAGTATGCCAACTTGCAGGATGCCAACTTGCAGAATGCCAAATTGCAATATGCCAAATTGCAGAATGCCAAATTGCAGAATGCCAAATTGCGAGGAGCAATAGGCCTCTCAATTGATCAATTAAGTCAAGTCATCTCTTTGAGGAATTGCACTGGATTGGATTCTAAAATTGAAAAGGAATTGAAAAAACAAAAACCTGAATTGTTCGAGTAGTTTTTTGTACCCAATGTAATACCCAATCAAAAAATCACTCGTAACTAACTGACAATCAAAGGCAAAGACACAACCTAGTGGGTCTACAAAAAAAGAAAGCCTTGTAAATTATTGGTTTACAAGGCTTTTGCTTTTTCTAGCACTCCTCGCAACTCACTCAATATCAGCACTTTGCTAATTCCCCTGTTTTTATTTTTTGTACCCATTGTTGTACCCAATGCATTCATGCTTTGAATGAATCGCACAAGAAATACCATTATTTGTGCACCAAATTGTATCATAAAATGTTATATTATGGTACAAAAGCCTTAATATTGATGAGTTGTTAGTGGTGGCAATAAGTAAAAGCCTATCAAATGGAAGAACAAAATATTTTAACTCGTATAACACTAAATCCAGCAGTATGTAATGGACGTCCGTCCATTCGTAACATGCGCTTTACAGTAGCTCAAATGCTGGAATTGCTAGCAGCAGGTATGTCATTTGACGAAATCCTGGAAGATTATCCCTTTATCGAAAAGGAAGATATCGAGGCCTGTCTAATTTATGCTGCCCTTATCGCTAATCCTCAGTCTATACAACCGCTTGCCTTGGCTAGTTAATTATCTATGCTTAGATTTATTGTAGATACGCAATTGCCTCCCAGATTAGCTTATTCATTAAAGGACTTGGGAGCCGATGCCATCCATACCACGTATTTCGAAAATGGGCATCTGCTTGATGACGGCGAAATTATAAAAATCGCTGCTAAAGAAGACAGAATTGTAGTCACCAAAGATTCCGATTTTAGAGACTATCTATTATTGAAAGGAAGTCCACCCAGTTTACTTTTGATCAAAACAGGAAACATTCTCAATAAGGACTTAATTCAACTGATTCAACAGAATTACATTGCTATTTCTAAGCTATTTGAAGATGGGAATAATATGATCGTAATTGACAGACAAAATATTACAGCATATAGAAGTTAAGAATTTTGTACCCAACGTAATACCCAACCAAAAAACCACTCATAACTAACTGACAATCAAAGGCAAAGATACAACCTAGTGGGTCTACAAAAAAAAAGAAAGCCTTGTAAATTATTGGTTTACAAGGCTTTTGCTTTTTCTAGCACTCCTCGCAACTCACTCAATATCAGCACTTTGCTAATTCCCCTGTTTTTATTTTTTGTACCCATTGTTGTACCCAATGCATTCATGCTTTGAATGAATCGCACAAGAAATCCTGGAAGATTATCCCTTTATCGAAAAGGAAGATATCGAGGCCTGTCTAATTTATGCTGCTCTCATCGCTAATCCTCAGTCTATACAACCACTTGCTTTAGCTAGCTGACCATATTTGCATAGTCGGTCTTTAGCGTTCTTCCTGTTTCCAGGTACAACCCTAGGGGCTATCTCACCGCCTCCGCTGCCTGCTTCGTATCCGTAAACTGCTGGAAAGCCGTGATCTTACCATACTTGAGCGTCCACAAATGGGCCGTTTGGGAGTCGATCGTCTTGCCCGTCGTTTTGTGTTTGGCCTGGTAGCGCAAGGTAGCCAGCACCATGTCGTTGGTCATATCGTGCAGTTGGATGCCGGCCAGGTTCCAGTATTCCCATTCGGCGCCGATGCGGGCAAAAACGCCATTCAGTACCGCCTCTGGCCCGATGTAGGGGTTGTTGTCCGCATATAAGAAATTCTCGGCCTCGTTCCACACGATGTCGGCATCCATGACGGCCAGTACGGCCGGTACATCGCCTTTGGCAAATGCCTGGTACAGCCCGTCCACCACGGCCACGTTTTCTGAAGGGGGGAGTGGGGCTAGTACAGACTTGGCGATTTTCCACTGGTCTTTGTCTTTGATCATCGTGTTTGCGTAGGCCCCTTTTCTCTGGATTTCAATATCATAGACGATGGTTCTGCCGTAAACTTCGTAAGTACCCTGAGCCACCCAGGCGCGGTCGGCATCCGACCAGGTAAGTCCTGTTTGTTTGAGCAGCAGGGTGGTTTTTTTGGAATGGAACTCCTGGGTAAAATAGTCGGCGATTTTGTCACTGCCCGTCATTTCTTTGCCATTTTCGTCAATGCGGACGGCATATTCCGAGTACATTTTCCGGATGGTTTCGATGTCGCGCTGATTATAGGCGGTCATGAAGTTGCGGGCAAAGTCCTGCATGTCGTCTTCATCATTTCTCGATGGGGTTTTCTGATTGGACGTTGCGCTGCTGAGCGCTGTGAAAAAAAGGATATTTCTCATAACTTCTTTAATGGTTTAAGTGAGTTTAAAAATTGGTAAAAGGAGTGTTTATAGTTGAATCCGGAAGGGTAAATAGCCAGCGTAGGTTTGATGAAGGCAGCGGCTTTTTCGTACTGCCCAAAAGCCGTTTCGGCGAAGGCCAGATTAACATAGGCCAAGAAGAAATTCGGTCTGTTTTCACGGCTGCTTTCATCCCGTCAAAATAGTCGGGGATGTTTGCGTTCTCGACTGCCTGGAGGGCTTTGAGGTGTTAAATACAAACAAGGTGGTGCAAAGCATGGTCAATCGCAAGCATTGACGTAGTTGGAATTGGTGAAGTAGCTTTCTCATTTTTTTTGTTTATTGATGCACGATAGGAGATGATCCTTGGGAGCTAATCAGCGTAACTATTTAGCGTAATTTGCGCCGGTTTGAATCGGATGTCCAGGTCTTTGATCGCTAGCTCATTTCGGTAAACGATCTTGGCATCGCCTTCCGGTTGCTGATGGTTGAGCATCAAAGTAATATCCGATGTAGGATAGCTTTCGCTGGTTAAAAGGTAGTTTTTGCCATGTAATCCCTTGACCGTTGCTGCCTTGAAAATGCCTTCTGCCACATCTTCCACGTCCACGATGGCCCAATCGACATTCTGGTCGTATAACATTTGAAAGAATGGGTTCGGAGCGATCTTATTTTTTAACAGATACTGAAGGCCCATCGAAGTAGAATCTTCCCTTTGGGACAATGCTTTTCCCAATACCCCAACCGGAGAAACGGTCACAATTTCGAAGTTCAGAGCAGGATGATCGGCAATGAAACGTTAGACGGTTTTCATATTATTTATGCTTTAAAGAAAAACTGATTTACAAATACTTGATTCAAACTGAATAAGTAACTCTCAAAGGCAAAATTAAGTGCTATTGCCAGCAGCGGCAACCGCATCATGATGTGGAAGGGGTATGGATCTTGCTTAGCTATTCAAAGTTGCTTTTGCAGGTTTGAATCAATACTACGGATGCCAAATTTATTTGATATTTCGGGGTTATCGTCGTAGTTGTGAATTCCGCTAAACTACCCCCATCCTTCCCGAACTTTTGTGGAACACAGTGAGGACGCGTTTATGGGTTTTTAGAAAACCCCAAGGATGTAAATCTTCAGATAAAGTTGGACACCATCTGGGGAAACTCAAGAGATAGGTTTTTATCTATATTGTAAGCATCAGAAAAGGGGAATAATATGATCGTAATTGACAGACAAAATATTACAGCATATAGAAGCACGATGTGGTGATTAAAAAATCACTTTCTTGAGAACTGAATAAGGCCAGTATAATCCCCTTTATCCGCAGCGCGAAGAGCATCAATATATTCTTTCCTACTTTCATTTTGATCTATTGTCTGGCTTCCCCAAGTAAATGGTTTTTTATTCAAAGCTTCAATCAAAATATCTCCCATCAAACGAGAATGCCTGCCATTTCCGTTTGGAAAAAGATGTATAGAAACAAGTCGGTGTTTAAAACGAATGGCAATTTCATCTGGCGGATAAACATCATTTTCAATCCAGTATTTACAATCATTCATCAGATTGTGAACTTCTTGTCTTATCCTATAATAAACTACACCGATATTTTTGTTCGTCAGTCTATAACTTCCTGCCCAACGCCAGACATTATTGAACATTTTTTCATGAACTAGGTTAACAAATTCTTCAGATAAGATAGTTTCAACGGCTGGAGCTTTTCTTAACGTCCATTCAATCGCTTCTTCGATATTTTGTTGCTCGAATTCATCCAATTCCCCCATTGTGCTGATGGATTTTATTTTTAATCCAGCTTTTTCCTCTTCACTAATAGGAGTTTGCCCTTTTGTGTATTCCAGTTCTAGTCCCATAGGTACTTAGGCATTTCATTGATGATCTGCTGTGTCTTTTCATCAATAGCTCTTTTTAATTCTTCTTTAGACACAGCCTGGTCCTCCAAGTGCATAGATTGTGATGTACGCATGACGATTTCAGTAGCCATTTGGCTAGCACGTTTTTCAATTGTTTTTTGTAGGGTTTCGCCTCTGGGGAGAAACCCATAAACAAGCTGCATATCTAAAGCAGCAGCCGTTTCCCTTAAAGCATTAATCGTAATCGAGCCATCTTTTTCTCGACGTTCAATATCCTTCGCTCCTTGAGGCGAAATATTCAACTTTTTCCCTAACTGCTTTAAAGACATACCTAGCGCAACACGAATAGCATTAACCCACCCAGCATTTGGCGGAGAAGAGGCTTTCAATTGAGAAAAAGTAGCTATTTTTTTATCAATTTGAGCAAGCAGTAATTTTTTCTGTTGCTTTTTCATAAAGATATGCTTTTAAAATTTTATACAAAATTAAAGAAATATCTTTATTTTATCAAAATATTTTAAAGATTAAACTTTAAAAAGAAACAAAATTCTAAATCTATACCGTACGCTGTCCCCCCACCCTGCCGGAAGGTTGAATTCCTGTAGGTAGGAAAAACAAGGACCATCTGGTGAAAAGCCAAATTGCTCTTCGCCCTCTTCTACTAAGTAAGAGGACATAATTAAGCATCATAAGATGAGGGAGCTATTTTTTTCATAGGCGAGGCAAAAATGACGCGCATATCTCGATCCCGCCGAAGGGTAATCTTTAGATCGGGAGCCCAGCTACGCAAGGAATTTTTAACGAAGCATATGGGAAAAAGAGCCCCTCAGAAATGTATGGATAATTGTGTACACTTACTTAAAGAAGGAAAGAAATACAGTAATCGGTAAAAGGGATAAA from Saprospiraceae bacterium encodes:
- a CDS encoding DUF433 domain-containing protein, with translation MEEQNILTRITLNPAVCNGRPSIRNMRFTVAQMLELLAAGMSFDEILEDYPFIEKEDIEACLIYAALIANPQSIQPLALAS
- a CDS encoding mobile mystery protein B — its product is MGLELEYTKGQTPISEEEKAGLKIKSISTMGELDEFEQQNIEEAIEWTLRKAPAVETILSEEFVNLVHEKMFNNVWRWAGSYRLTNKNIGVVYYRIRQEVHNLMNDCKYWIENDVYPPDEIAIRFKHRLVSIHLFPNGNGRHSRLMGDILIEALNKKPFTWGSQTIDQNESRKEYIDALRAADKGDYTGLIQFSRK
- a CDS encoding pentapeptide repeat-containing protein, with product MGIVDAFELKDDPSGLAYLLILKSMINSANNLAKENQHKFRIETKDLDVLHDDDDYVKFLNGMDDILENEELTINKNTLTNPRSLTQVLEPFQAYFIEWIQFFGIKKIEAEVLSHRLPTYFVFAFNDEWRQEAATYEILTRNLDTPATQAALEELEWMQYNSFLQQEVEKPVFDEHFSLRQIYIPLRAYFIREEKLKKEGFEEKKKVKIPINLEAELDSWLKTANSKEAIKIISGGPGSGKSTFAKIWSARQAEEGTIRIIFVPLHFFDLQGDLVNSVSKFIELNIDIHVSYNPLRRDEKILLIFDGLDELTQQGEYAAEVARKFVLAIHQHNAYCNRDNKIKTLFLLLGRELIVQSTSSNFRQERQVLHLLPYFIIDREDDFEGDEKILQEDQRDIWWKNYGQLTGQNFPNMPEEIKNPSLDEITAQPLLNYLVALSKKRGKIVFSAETNLNEIYNDLIEGVQQRQYEGGREYKAIEGLKKDDFKRVLEEIAIAAWHGGDLRTTTVGRIQKHIERSGLQALLERFKEGAKSGITRLLTAFYFREYGIENGEQTFEFTHKSFGEYLTAARLVKLVSKIHQQVKLRQSDYDVGWDEKKALLTWLEVTGESPIDNYLLIFIRNEVKKQPVERLKEWQLTLSNLISFVLKNGLPILKHDETIKENWRVTRNAEEALLVILNSCAIQTKEISKINFPLDTSLGEWISKIQPQRLDGSNVIAFSCLSYLDINHQIFHLKDLFSVNLQGAKLQNAKLQNANLQYADLQNANLQNANLQGTNLQNADLQGAKLQNAKLQNTNLQNTNLQYANLLSANLQDADLQDANLQYANLQDADLQDADLQDAKLQYANLQYANLQNAKLQYANLQDANLQNAKLQYAKLQNAKLQNAKLRGAIGLSIDQLSQVISLRNCTGLDSKIEKELKKQKPELFE
- a CDS encoding DUF5615 family PIN-like protein translates to MLRFIVDTQLPPRLAYSLKDLGADAIHTTYFENGHLLDDGEIIKIAAKEDRIVVTKDSDFRDYLLLKGSPPSLLLIKTGNILNKDLIQLIQQNYIAISKLFEDGNNMIVIDRQNITAYRS
- a CDS encoding nuclear transport factor 2 family protein gives rise to the protein MRNILFFTALSSATSNQKTPSRNDEDDMQDFARNFMTAYNQRDIETIRKMYSEYAVRIDENGKEMTGSDKIADYFTQEFHSKKTTLLLKQTGLTWSDADRAWVAQGTYEVYGRTIVYDIEIQRKGAYANTMIKDKDQWKIAKSVLAPLPPSENVAVVDGLYQAFAKGDVPAVLAVMDADIVWNEAENFLYADNNPYIGPEAVLNGVFARIGAEWEYWNLAGIQLHDMTNDMVLATLRYQAKHKTTGKTIDSQTAHLWTLKYGKITAFQQFTDTKQAAEAVR
- a CDS encoding mobile mystery protein A, which translates into the protein MKKQQKKLLLAQIDKKIATFSQLKASSPPNAGWVNAIRVALGMSLKQLGKKLNISPQGAKDIERREKDGSITINALRETAAALDMQLVYGFLPRGETLQKTIEKRASQMATEIVMRTSQSMHLEDQAVSKEELKRAIDEKTQQIINEMPKYLWD